TTCAAATAAGAAATCAGAATATGGTCCTGAAAAGGACCACTGTTCACCATAATAACTGTCCCTTTAACATCTGTTGGACAGTTCATACAAATAACATTACTCATACCTTTATGACTGCACAGGAGCTACAGGGAGAATTTTAAAATTACCATATAAACTGAACAAATGTGCATTTAGCcagatcaaaaataaaaaaacaatgtAGATAATTACTTTCAACATCCAAAGGAAATGTCTCATTTTCATTGTGGGTTCAAATGGAGACTTGGTACTTGGTCTACAAAAAGCTCTGTATATTTCCCAGCATTTGTCAATGTAGCTCATGGCACAAGCAGCAcgttcagaaaataaaatacctgtAAAAATTAATTGAGAAAAAATAACAACTACTCTAAAGCTCTGATGTATTTACTACTAATTAATTCTGAACTGCACAGAAAAAACATCATTACTTACCTTGTGTATGACAGGCAGTGGGAATAACATTCCTGCACATCATTTCTAAGAAACACTTATGCAGATAAGGACCTTCTTCTCTACAGttgaaacaaaaatacatacTCTTTTCTTTTGCACAAGGAGTACAATGAGAGTTATTTTTACAAGTACATTTTATAAGTATAGATTTTTCTCAGCTGAACTCTTCAGGGAAATTTAGGACTCTCTTGCAGAGTCCTTCCCAAGACCAGCTTGCAGTGCTACCCTCTTATATGGAATCAAGGAGAGAAGATTCGTATTTATGTAAGCTCAGTATGAAAGATATTATACAATTCATGTAAAAGATATGAAGTAGAATTTTCAAAAACAGCCCCTGCTAGTAGGATCAACAGTCCAACTGAAATTCTGAGTCtacttttctacttttctctTAATAATTATCTGCTACAATTTATACAgagtaataaaaaaatatatacagttaCGTATTAGAAACACATAAACCAGTTTCCAAAAGCACTAATATACTGACAGCATGGTTTCTGCAAAAAAATACTTGTACCAAACAGAGGTGCAGAATGAAACTCTTGAAGTTATCACTGGGACTCTACTTTGCATAGGATCAGCACAGACAACAGAAAGGGAATGAAGGAGCAAGAGTGCAAGGGCAAGCAGATGCCTTGGGCAAAGGAGAATAAAAGGAGAGGCTGCCCTGGCAGAAACTAACTGATTACACTGAAACTCATTTCACTAAAAGATGGAACTTACTTGTGTTCCTTATGATAGATATGAAATGCTAGACGAATAAGGCAAGATAAAAATGCTCTGAACAGTAAGGTCTCATATGGAGAATGTATCTCTTCCAGTGGTATTTTATCACctaaaaagaattgaaaaaatCATTTCTACTGCTATCACTGATGTTAAAATGCTTATATTGACACGGGCCCATAAAACTCTCTTACCCTCTCACTCTCTACCTACCACAgtgttacaacactcctagaagAATCAGACCAGACACAGTACCGCTTCCAACTGAGCGGGGCAAGGCAGCACGGCCCAcctaaaactgaattttaagttCTCTTTCTGTAAATGCATACCCACAGCATATGGGAATCAAAGGGAAAGTGAAGTTGGAATTAATCCCTTCATATATGAGGGACACTGAAGTACATCTTTGTGACAAAGGCCCACAGCAGCTCTAAGTGGAACTGACTCATTTACTGGctgtacagaagaaaaaataaaaaaataaaagaaacttcaagaccactgaaaaaaatacagcgattatttttcttctacttctttctcagattctttaaacattttaagTAAATTAATGGCAAGACCAGAGGATAATACAATTTTTGAAATGATGAATCTTCAAAACAATTTTtgaagtgtatttttattttgcattttctcacCTAAGGTCCCAAAGTGCCTGGCTAAGTGTAAATACATCCAGCAAGAACGCAGGGGCACAGGAGGGACATGCTCAGGGCCACTGAACTACCAGGGTTGTGCTATCAGTAGAACTTGCCACTCCAACTGCCCACAGCTTACTATTAAAATTCCTGAATTCTAGTCCCTAGCCAACAGAACTACAAACCACTCAAGATCCGGTCCATCTCAGCAAGAGTTAAGTTGCAGTGATGAAACTGGCAGTCCTTCAGAAATCGCCAAAATTGGAGCTTAGTCATCAGGAAGGTGTTGTCAAGGGAATGATCACAGCCTAAGCTGCTGTAGAAGCTGTAAATTCTTCTCAGCTCCGTCATATGTCTCAACACAGCAAATTCTGTCTAAACAAAGCAGCATAAGTTCTCAGTATAGTCTCATGGCAAGTAGGGAGCAGCACGCACCGATCCCATAATAGCACATAATATTTTTTATCTCTTAACTTCCAACAGCACACTTTTGGTTAAGTTTTCATGAAAGCATTACTCAAATGTAGTTACAATAAATACTGTTCGATGACTGATAAAAGTAAGTTTGACTGCCAATAAACCTTTATATCTCTCTCTACACATCAGCCCCATTAACAATAAACACTGCCAGTCAcagtaaaaaatacataaattgcTGCACAAGGTAGGTAAAAGACACCAATAGAAGAGCGAGAAGCAACTTGCATGATACAGCTCAGTAGCAGTATTTATGCAGACAAATGGAAAATTTTGTGTAGTTTTTGAACAGAAAGCATCCAACAGGAATTGCTGTCCCTTGTACTAATAAAAGACAAAATCACCTGAAAGGTTTGAAATTAAAACCTTTTCTCCTAGGAACAATGGACTCAGCATATGGAACGCATCAGTGGAGACCCTGTCCGGACCTCACAGTAACTAACAGTGATGATGAGTGCCCCTCCAGAttgaaaaatatatcttttattcCCTTCTAGTGAATGCTCAGGAATACACAATACTGTCTCttcattctttttgcttttatgttttcattGCCTTCAGATTTTGGATAATTCTTGAATGCAAAGACTTACTTTATGCACATAAaccagaaataaattaaaattatgtaaaacatatcagtggaaaaaaactgaaaacatcaGACAATAGGCTCTTACTTGTTTCActtcttcttgtcttttttcctttgggaagaGGTCAAGCAGTGAAGATATATCTAATTCAATATTTGGTCCCAGAAGAGAAGTATTTCTTGAACCATTAACTATTCTGATGGTTTCTAacaagcaagttaaaaaaaaaaaaaaaaaagaaagaaaagaaattttcaaaACTTCAAAAATATACAAGCAAAATAGAAcatattattcctttttattttactgaCTTCAAAAGGAGAATAACAGACACTTCTAAAGCGATAAGTAGATATTTAATAATCAACAGCATAACCCTTAAAAAGCCATTTAGGCAAATCTAACTACTAaccaaaagaaaatgctgaaatcacAAACGCTGATATTTATGAAACTTCCAGGCTATAGTGTTCCAAAACTGTAACAAGATGTGTTATGAATGCGCCACTCAACTCAAGGTGTCAtggacaggaaaaaagaagcatgGGAACAAAATgcattaattataaaaataactcTCCTCTTTATCTAAGTTCTTTGAAGAACTACGTCTGGCTCTTGAATAAGTATGAACAGCTTGacgttattttaaaaaaaaggtaaaaactaACAAATGTGAAGTAGAATTTATTGCTTTCTTAAGCTGCTTACCAGTGCCAAAAGGACTTTGTGTGCAAATGGCATTCAGATCTTGTACAATCAATGTATCCACTTGAAAAGCAGGATATTCTGCTATATGATCATCTATAAACTCTCCTTCATAAACATGCCCACTCTTGAAGACAAACTTGCCCTACGGACAGACTCATTTGATTAATTTCAATacaaattttcccatttaatgaaaaatcagcaaaaacaacacaaatgCTCTCAATTAATTTTCCTTATAAGAATCTCTGTTAAAATGCAATATATGAGATAACACAAAGCAAAGAATTTTTCTTACCCTTTTTTACACATTACTTTGTCACTTGTTAATTAATTACCTTGCTGGGATGAAGAACTTCTAAATATCTTACTTTGAAACATAATTTGAGAAATAAACATCTTTCCCTCACATAGGACTGTCCACAGTCTTTcctaatactttaaaaaaacctCTGGGGGCACAGTGTTAAAAACAGTCTGTTAATGTAAGgacatttctgtgtttactctGTGTGAAATCCACTAGCTCATATGATGATATACAGTGAAAGCACTAACcaacagtagaaaaaaaaaaacaacccaggaCGCACCTACTGTACTGAAATGtcattgtaaaatatatttccatacacacacacatccctaaCCCCCATCAAATCTGTTGCCCAGCAAGGTCCTTGGAAGAAGTCCTACTGCTTTCAGGGGAATGTGTACTTTATGTTGGGATACAATGTAAATTTAATGTAGTTTTCAGTACAGAAATCTAGAGATGTACTATACAGAACAGAATTAAAGCCTCTTCTCATGTCGTCTTTAATGCTCTCTCGCTATTTGTCAGCACTCACCCTGCCATGCTTCTTATTGCAAACCCATTCTCCATCGTACACTGCTCCACTGGCGTATATGAACCTCCCATGTCCATGACGATCCCCATTTACAAAATCACCTATGTATTTATTCCTTAAAGGATACTGAGACAAAGGCATCCTCCTCAGAAACCATATGTGGGTGCCAAACCCGtgctgaaaaagaaatgtttttttaaaaaaagaaaaagagacgtCACCAAAAGAGATACCATTGCTACAGgtccagatttaaaaaaaggagaggatGTGCCTACGTATCTCTAAGAGTCACTGTTGATAAATCTCTCAAACAAGAGCACCAGCGCTTGGCTGCAGTAGTTCAAACTGAATGTACAACTATTCTACCAAGACGCACGGATGGGAGCAGCATTTAGACGATACACTGAATCAATATGTACATAAGCAGGCTCTACCAACAGGACTGGCCTAAAGAAGCCCTTCCTGTCTGAATCCTTTTGACTGTAATGCTGAACAGCCACCCAAGGAACGCCATGCCAGATGGAGACCCATGGTGTTCCAGAAGCCGGACTCCTTGACAATTTTATGTAGAGTGAAAAGATTGTGGATGTagctctcatttctttttcaacagaATAATAAAGGCAAGGAACAGAAAATGCCAGAAATCTCCTTGCCTCATAAATCTTTACCAGAGGGAACAGTGCGGTTTAATATTTTACAGATGGCAAAGAAGTAAAATGCCACTTAGTCTCACTACTGAAGTCATATCTCAAACTAAGCATAGCTGCAAACGTTTAATGTTTTATTATGAAAAGGTTTATATTTCCCATTAGAGAATTAAATTACCATTTTGTAAGACTACAAATGAATACAGCTAACTTTTAAAAACTGGAATATAGCTAACAACATGAGAATCAACTTAGGACTAAACAGCACATTCCCACTATCTCAACTGACAAATCATATAAAGCTTCTTTGATACTGCACAAAGTTCTCTATCTAGTTGTACCACAGTAATGAGCAGATATCAAAGTGAAGACGTTGTTGGAAAAGGAATTAATACCTGTATGCCATGTTCCCACTGTCCTATATACTCTTGATTAGCTGTCAACCACCTCATTCTTCCTTTTCCATGACGTACATTTTTCTCCCACTGACCTTCATAGATATTTCCAGACTTATAGCTGCAGGAAAACAGTAAGAAAGTTAACGATTTAGCCACTATAAGAAAATAGTAAAACAGGCTCTCacaaacaaaaaatgataaaCAAGTGTTTGTCTCTCACTGGTCATCAGTGAGACTTAGGTGTCTTTTGCTGAGGGATGGCAAGAGAAACACATTAGGAGAGAGATTCTGTATTAGGATAGCTAAATTCTGACTCATGCATTGCTTCAAAAGATAGACTATCTACAAGGAAAAGATTCCCAGTCGGCCATTTACCCATCTCAGATAAAGTAATTATCTTAAGATACAAATAAATTCAAAGTTCTTAGAGCACAAGTACAAACAAGCTCAGCATGATTTGAGAACCATGTCCATGAGATATTAAAACAATGCGGCAACATATCAATTTTCTGACAAGTCCTTAGTAAATTGACATGTTTTTTGTAACTGACAGATAACCAATAGATTTTTATGTCTGTACTTTGGATCAAGAAATCCCAGTTATAACATGTACAACTTTGCTGATCAACTGTCTGAATTATTCACTTATATAATTCAGTATATGTAAACTGAATTCTGACTGGATCTTATGAAAACAAGGTTTACAGTAAAACCTCAGTGGATATCAGCATTCATTTGAAAGCTGGCTCACTGTGACATGGATACACTGGCTTGATTGTACTCATTGTTTACCTCACATTTTTAACTGACAAACCATTGTAAAACATAAACCAGTTCTTTTTGTCCAAAGAATCTTTGTCATAGCTAGTCAAAATATTCTTTCATATATAATTCCATCaaataattcattaattcatGAAAGAAGCTTCATTTATTCAAATCAATTCAGTTGATTTAACATGACAATTTGTGGTTTACCAAATTacatttttgattattttgtctTTAGATGACTTTCTTTGTGGGAACGATCAGGAAAAACATACCAACATAAAAATTTAAGTCATATAGAAGGTCTATTTTATTAGTATCGAGCACTTTGTAGAATTATTTATTCCACTACAGAAAATACATACTATAATGAAATGGTAGCATCTTTACCCATTTTAAATAATAGGAGAATCTGTATGATAATACATGCAAAATAAGAATTCTGAAGATAAGAACAAAAATGTTATCACACTTACCATCTAATTCCCCATCCTTCTTTGTTATTATTTACCCAGTCACCTGAATACCAAGAGGTATGTTCCTGGTTATAGTAAATGGTACCCTGCAACAAATAGTGTAGTCAATTTAAATCAATAGCTAAATATTCATCTACATTTAATAAAACATTCCATATAAATTATACCAGACATGATCACACTCTTACCTACAGTCACTTTGATATAAACAGAATGCTAAAAATACTGAAGagctaaaattaaatataaacacaACCTCTTTCTACAGATGCTAGTTAAGACCTTAAAAAAGACCAAgtgttgaaagaaaaacaaagcatattACATAATGTCAAAGTCTACCACATTTCTCAACCCAGCTGGAAATACTTTCACAGATTTTAACTTCATCAACTTAAGCACAGTTACCCTTCAGAGTTCTGACTCATCCAGAATTCAATTTTCAACATTAAGTCTGCCGTTACCTCTTTCAGAAGGCAATCATGCAACTAGCGTACAGCATTAATTGTTCCGTTTTTCCCTCTCTCATTGCTTCCTCTGACAATGAATCAGACAGACTATTCCACTGGTGACCATCCACAGCAGCCTGCGTAATTTTAGTGTCCCATTAGCGACACAAAACTCACAACATGTAATTAGAACTGATCTTCCTCACATGCCGAGCATTGGCCTTCAAAATGTCAGGCCCAGTAGAGTGTCTCAGGTTGGATGCACAAAATTGAGACAGATAAAAGCTAGCTCCCTTTAAAAAGGGGAACATGTTACTTATAGTACATAGGACAGTCTTGGCTATTATCATACTTGGTCTGTGTTCCACATTTGGGAGGTGGGATCACTCTGTCATTAGTGATAAGCTAATCGTTCTGTCAGAAATGTACTAAATGTGGCTACTGATGCTGTTGCCAGTTTTGACTCTGTCATCCTCTAATTGCAGCAACAAAGACAAGACACACAAGTTACCAATTACTCTTGGCATACCGTTCAGCCCTTTTACTACAGAAAACATCCCACCTCACTAGTTTTAATCAGCATACACTACTGCAGAGAAGatccttaggaaaaaaaggatatccttaggaaaaaaagaccaaTGCAACAATACAAAACTTTTTGGCTAAATGTTTGTACAAGAGTGCTTTTTGTTCTGGATACTACTCACCCAAGACAACGCTCTCATTTGATGTTTCTATTTACCTTTCCTTGTCTTTTGCCTTTACACCAGCAGCCAGCGTAAGAAACTGGACGTGTACCACTTCTGAACAGTCCAAATCCATGCCTAACGCCATTGCTGATTGATCCTTCATACGTGCTGCCATCACTCCATGTATAACAGCCATTATACATCTGTACGTTCTTAACAAAAGTCCCCTAAAAGAATAAATTGCAACATTTAGAAAAACTAAGGCATGTGACTCAATGTTCCTGCTTAACGCAAAGGAGGTAAGACCAACTGTCTGGAAGAACCCAGGCTTGATTGAAATTACTGCCATAGTTCTGCAGTTGCCACTGCATTATGCCAATTATTGTCACTTACCTACTTTCCTTGAATTTGCACATCTTATTGGCTGCAGCAGTGTTCGCTCATAAGCTTTATTGCACTTTACCTTGTACTTCACTCCATCAGCCCATGTGTAAGTCCCTTGTCCATGCATAAGTCCCTCAGAAAACATGCccttcaaaatgaagaaaacagtatTGTTCTCAAATTTATTCCTACCACAACTAAGCCTATAGTGACTGTAAGATTTTGAAATAATGTATTAAATCTCCTTCAACTACTAGTTTCAAAAGACGAGTTTTAATGCCAGAAACCAATAGAGCTTTCACATTTTAACTGCTCAGCCTCCACCTACACCTAAAAGAGTTCTAGAACTTgatccactttttttttgtttaaatttataCACTCACCTTGTATGTATTCCCGCCCTCAAAATATGCGACACCTTCACCCTCATACAGTCCATGGACTTTTTCTCCTTCATACCTACAAAGATGACAAACTAAAGATGAACACTTCAAGTCGCTATCAGTAAAATTAAGTCATGACAAACACAGAATAAAGGACCTTCAATTTACTGCAGTCTGCACACTCGTGCAGATACCAGCGGCCCGAAACACTAAAGGGCAGCAACAACTGAAAATGGCACAGATCTATTTGCTCCACAAACTATCTGTCTGCTTAAGACTAAATTTCACCCTACCagagcaaagccaaaggaatGGGGGGTTTGGCAGGGGTACAGAGAGTACCAGCACATTCTTGGGTGCAGAAAGGCAGAATTCCATGCGTATCACTAACACGTTATTATGGCTACTAGGTGTGAGTAACCACAAAAATCTAACTCCCAGTTCCTACTGCCATCCTTTTTATCACCTTGCACCAACCACATTTTGTACAGCCAGCTTGTGTGCAACTGGACAGCAGGTCTTGAGAAAAGGATATTGTCAGCAAAGACATGTACACGCAGTTCTTACTCCTACCTTAAACAGCCTAAGGGCCGCCTCTGTGATGCCTCGTGGTATACCAGATAGTTGATGCCTTAATGGATGTGGCTGTAACAAACATACCTTTCTACAATAATTCGAGCAAGAAGAGGCTCCTCGGGGTGTGGAAGAACATGTTGGACTGGAGGTTCTTCCACTGCCTCCGGCTCTTCGTCCGGTACCAAAGGATTCGCTTGTGGGTCTTCTCCTCCATCCAAGGTTGGCAGACTTGCCGGCTTCACCGAGCTGCTCTCAACTGCAGCGTCTTGTGCAGGAGCAGAAGAACGCAcaaatttttctgatttcttgCCATCTTTCTTCTTATCCTTTGCCATAATTATTGAATTGTCTCAACCTGTGTTTTTCTCCTGAATATCTACTGTCTTCTTAtgtaaagacttttttccccacgATCTAAATATAtttgataaaaaataaaacagatgtgaagattttcaattctttttcttaattacaGTGCATATAAGTACTTTAAATTATTGCTTTGACAGCAGCAACAACTCCCCAATAAAATGCTTTTGGCTGGTACTGCGTAATCCCTAGGCTTAGGCAGAAGAGACACCCGTGAATTACTAAGAAATCCACGAAAAGCACTAAAACAGGGAAGGCTGCTGTCAGATATCTTAGTTTTGCTATTCAGCAGTCTGCATCTTTACGTGAGCATTTTTGGGGGTCTAGAAATAATGATGTAGAAAAGTTGAAAGCCATTTCTCTCAGATGAGGAAAACTTGAGTTTGATGAGGGTCCTGGAAGTCACAGCCGCAGAAGTATTTTGGATTTTAAGTTGCCTTTAAAGTTACAAGTTGCAGATGCACCTGGGACGTCTGCTGCCCAGTATTACCGCTTACAAGAAATAAGGCCATTACAAGTGCGACAAGAGTGACAGAACAGCCCGAAGGCCCGGCCGCCATCGCACCTCTGCCCAGACAccacgacgacgacgacgacgacgacgacgacgacgacgcggcgcgacccccccccccccaacggcgGCTCAGAGCCCCGCGTCACGCGGCGACAGCAGCGCGCGCTCCTCCGCGCCGAGCCGATGAGGACAGCGGCGCCCAGCGGCACTCAGcacctgcgcggggcggcgggaaaGGGCAACGCGAGaggggctgctgccgcccggaccgcccgcgccgcgccctcCCGCGCAGCCGCAGTCCCGCGCCCGCCGCCGTCACCATAGCAACCGCGGCGCGCGGCTCcccagcagcggcggcggggccgggccttGGGTCGGTTCACTTCAGTCCCGAGACGGTAccacggccccccccggccccaccgaAAGAGGCTTTGCCCTGACCTTGAGCAGCCCCTGCCCCCTTTTTCCATTCCTTCTCCGAAAAGGAAGCCCCACTcttaaaagaaaagtgtttcGGGTAAGAATATAAACATTGATAATTAAAAAGTAACCATGGCAGATAAATTCTTCTATTCAATTCACGCATGAAGCACAGCTGCCCAGGAGTTGATCATTAAAGGCAGTATTAATGCTTGAAGTAATTATAAAATATAATGCAACTTcagtaataaggaaaaaaacagtactttCACTTATATACAATTTACACTTTCTTCAGAAAGATGGTATTCAGGGTGTATAACCACAGAAAGTTAATGTCTGCTTTATAGCATTACTAAAGACTTCCCCATCCACATTTCACTTAGTTTTAAGAAGCAGTGTATTTGCCACAAATGAGGTTCACCTAGCCTTGATCTTTATAtataaagatttatttaaaaaatatcttgaCTGCAAAGTAAGTAATACACAAGGTAAACCATAATAAATGTTATTTACACATACATTTCAGTACATCCAAATTGTTGGCTTGATAGAAGTAACAGCAAAAGCTTGCTGAATGTCTTCAATTGTTCCCATCTTCAAGTACAAAATATAGCGGCTAAAATTTTTTAGTCAATGTAAAACAGTCATGATAAAATCTCGAAGTATTGCCAAGCAACTAAAATTGGGAGTGCTAATAAGCACAAGCTGACTGTTACTCTGGTGAAATCAAATCCAGACTGGCTATGTGTCTCATCGTAGGCCTTCCATGGGGGCAGTTCCAGGGATGTTCAATCTCACCCATATGGgtgaccagtttcctcatctcctGTATATTCAGTGCAGTCCCAATCATCACCtgcaaataaagacaaaaaaaaaccccaatgagTGTTTGCTTTCCCCATTTTGACATCTGTTGCACAGACAGGAGCTACGCTTCAACTACTACAGCCAATAAATAATGTGCAAGGCATTAAAAGTAGGAAGACTTACAAGATGATCAGAAGACAAAATATAAATAGTTATCTTTGTAAGTGCACCAATTTGAAACAAATAGGATAAAAACTACCAGAAATTGTCCCCAATTTATATTAGACGAAAACACAAGGAAGGAGAATATTAGCTACTGACACCAAACAGTAAATGTTTCCCCTGCAATATGTATATACAGATACAACAGCAAATAGTTCAATGGAATAGgctgtatttatttgaaaataaacgTCAAGCACAGTACTTACAGACTTTCTGCAAGCTCGAGAAGCAAACATCTGTCTGACCCTGGAGGGCCTACACATGACTCCCGGGCAGTCACTTAACATGAAAATCAGTTCATCTATGTCTTGTGGACCAAAAGTCCAATTTTTGCTTGTTGGCAAGGAAAGCAATTTAACTCTTTGAGTTACAGGAGCTGAAAGATTAGCAAACAGAGGATCATAAGAAATGACCTTTTGTTTTGAGAGAAAAATTGAGAAGCTACTTTGATACAGAAGAAATGACTTGCAAACTTAAAAGCAGATGGATCCAACTTTTGACAAACTGTTCAATTTCAAACAGCTAAAGATATTTTGAGGTTATGCTGACTACAAAATGATTTGGACTTTTTGTTGATACCTAATaacattttaagcaaaaaagtagaaattctgaaattaaaaagtaatatgGAAAAATCCATCATGACTTCCCAAATGCCAAAGCGGTAACACACAGTATTTTCACAATCCCTTCCTATAAAGCTCTGTGGGTTAAACAAGTATTGTTCCTACTTTGTAAGAGACACAGTGAGGAGCTTTCAGGTTATGCAATTTGCTCAAGAGTATGTAGTAAGTCAATGCTAAACCATAAAGAAAGCTAAAGGACATTAAGTTATTAGCAGTATCTATTAGTTTAAAATTACTAGATTTATCATTTGCTTACCTCTAACACTGCTGGGACCAGCAAGTATTTTACTAATACAGCAAAAGGATTTTAATGTAATGTATCCAAAAAATACTATTGAGTCATATAGTGATGCAAAGAGTCTACATCAACTTCGTTAATCAAACTGGTTTGATAGAAATTCTTAGTTTACAATATCAATGTGTAACAGGTCACAAAATCATTATACTATATTAAGTGCatattatttcaaaatttctgAGAACTACCATAATGAATTTTTAcatgagagagaggaggaaaccTACGGACTTTCTTACTTCCAGTAGTTCTGGTCCAAACTCACCATTTTCATTTATGACAAAATCAAACCCATTTTTCCTGAATATTTCCAGGTTTTCAATCAATACTGTTTCATTTACAGCAGTTAAATTAAGATTTTGAGGCctaaaagagggaggaaaaaatatggTATTGCACAGGTATATAGTACATACCACTTAAGCTAGGTATCAGAAGCAATCCAGCGACAATAATACAGAGCTCTCTGTGGGAACATTTCACTTCATTGgttgtgaaaaacaaacaaacactcaCTACTAAACAGATCACTTGGCTTCTAAGTGATACTCAGCAGAGTAAACAGCACTCCCTGCTGCCACAGCTGTCTCCAATCTATATATAGTTGGTCTCCAAACTATGTTTTTCCATGCTTAACAAATTGCAATTAACATAAAAACCCAACATGAAATCTGTTTGATGACTGACTTCTTGCATAGCTATGACTATAGCTCTGTAATTTATCTATGATTTATGTGAAGGTTGACTCTTAGAAACATTAGGTATAAGACAAATAcaagattttttatatatatttaagtgTTTTGAATGTGTGAAGTGCTACATAATCATAAATATCTTTCTGAAACATTGAATTAAACTTAGAAAGTTATTATTGTTGACACACTCAAAATACTTACACAATCAGCTTCTGACCTTGGAGAACAGTGTGCTGTTGTAACATCTCAAAGTTGTATTTCTCATCAGTAGCATGTTGGTCAATTATGAAGAGATCAGAATTCAACTTTGCTATTATAAACCCTAAGTTGAATTGGCCGATGATTTCCATTTTTGCAAACATTTCTTTACTGTATACAGGAAATACAAGCAGAATACAAGCTATACCTCATGAGTTACCATATT
This region of Dromaius novaehollandiae isolate bDroNov1 chromosome 14, bDroNov1.hap1, whole genome shotgun sequence genomic DNA includes:
- the LOC112992866 gene encoding radial spoke head 10 homolog B2-like isoform X2, which encodes MAKDKKKDGKKSEKFVRSSAPAQDAAVESSSVKPASLPTLDGGEDPQANPLVPDEEPEAVEEPPVQHVLPHPEEPLLARIIVERYEGEKVHGLYEGEGVAYFEGGNTYKGMFSEGLMHGQGTYTWADGVKYKGTFVKNVQMYNGCYTWSDGSTYEGSISNGVRHGFGLFRSGTRPVSYAGCWCKGKRQGKGTIYYNQEHTSWYSGDWVNNNKEGWGIRCYKSGNIYEGQWEKNVRHGKGRMRWLTANQEYIGQWEHGIQHGFGTHIWFLRRMPLSQYPLRNKYIGDFVNGDRHGHGRFIYASGAVYDGEWVCNKKHGRGKFVFKSGHVYEGEFIDDHIAEYPAFQVDTLIVQDLNAICTQSPFGTETIRIVNGSRNTSLLGPNIELDISSLLDLFPKEKRQEEVKQTEFAVLRHMTELRRIYSFYSSLGCDHSLDNTFLMTKLQFWRFLKDCQFHHCNLTLAEMDRILSGDKIPLEEIHSPYETLLFRAFLSCLIRLAFHIYHKEHKEEGPYLHKCFLEMMCRNVIPTACHTQGILFSERAACAMSYIDKCWEIYRAFCRPSTKSPFEPTMKMRHFLWMLKDFKLLSKQLTAPRLVEILVKDHPFLCDGSNSNLEQELVFLEFVEALLDCALVYVTRDVIKQQVDHCSQKGSSFRIENLSEGTTAMSQYPECSLSQTIYSRSVISRDINDEISQAAEPYTCPWLSSSKSVLSKDKTKMHESLRRCEDRGLSFPEFHMAHADVKDTRSLFSWDTEKGQGFCPAKELAGVIDAELSSDYYEIKIFMIGLKGNVYVLVPCRNQ
- the LOC112992866 gene encoding radial spoke head 10 homolog B-like isoform X1: MAKDKKKDGKKSEKFVRSSAPAQDAAVESSSVKPASLPTLDGGEDPQANPLVPDEEPEAVEEPPVQHVLPHPEEPLLARIIVERYEGEKVHGLYEGEGVAYFEGGNTYKGMFSEGLMHGQGTYTWADGVKYKGTFVKNVQMYNGCYTWSDGSTYEGSISNGVRHGFGLFRSGTRPVSYAGCWCKGKRQGKGTIYYNQEHTSWYSGDWVNNNKEGWGIRCYKSGNIYEGQWEKNVRHGKGRMRWLTANQEYIGQWEHGIQHGFGTHIWFLRRMPLSQYPLRNKYIGDFVNGDRHGHGRFIYASGAVYDGEWVCNKKHGRGKFVFKSGHVYEGEFIDDHIAEYPAFQVDTLIVQDLNAICTQSPFGTETIRIVNGSRNTSLLGPNIELDISSLLDLFPKEKRQEEVKQTEFAVLRHMTELRRIYSFYSSLGCDHSLDNTFLMTKLQFWRFLKDCQFHHCNLTLAEMDRILSGDKIPLEEIHSPYETLLFRAFLSCLIRLAFHIYHKEHKEEGPYLHKCFLEMMCRNVIPTACHTQGILFSERAACAMSYIDKCWEIYRAFCRPSTKSPFEPTMKMRHFLWMLKDFKLLSKQLTAPRLVEILVKDHPFLCDGSNSNLEQELVFLEFVEALLDCALVYVTRDVIKQQVDHCSQKGSSFRIENLSEGTTAMSQYPECSLSQTIYSRSVISRDINDEISQAAEPYTCPWLSSSKSVLSKDKTKMHESLRRCEDRGLSFPEFHMAHADVKDTRSLFSWDTEKGQGFCPAKELAEKLEDDKNEQNEEVGLQLCQVQIFFISKFFPAYQHEQVLKEKIKENRIRDAEIAELRKLKDEELAKLAAGREAEEAKRQEAAAEKASSELKDAVVQESESVAQLARPPKEEAPIVPPPVVTKVAAGTKKKKK